In Ascochyta rabiei chromosome 2, complete sequence, one genomic interval encodes:
- a CDS encoding E2 ubiquitin-conjugating enzyme, translating to MNSRSLRRLAGDHASLHTAGLPPHYLFPPNADAAADLTSLDVLLSGPVGTPYVGGVWRLHLDIPPTYPTAAPTAFFRTRCWHPNVDEATGAVCVETLKRDWSSTLKLRDVLVTISCLLIQPNPASALNEEAGKLANEDWAGFCRRAKLMTEIHAAVPSHLAEEVRDAQMRGEDKHAEPPQKQSKLESRSKGKERVKATPTAPSKAQRAPLVEDEENAQRQGRTAEPESDESDWIPRPNRSPKKAPGPRQESNILGIRGLDPSVALDDASKRIPPVDSQTEGLVAPELENTDPFTTVTSKRTAHAQTSFVLPISPNLTTSHPTQTTTLTPERLKFSHHNPFAAIQPNKQSHPLFKEFSCSWMDSGRLHGGGLAKDGGSQDGTRKRVAGEDLEKRRRWEMKRFAKAGCELKRYNRGDFGPRTGIGRL from the exons ATG AACTCCAGGTCGCTCAGGCGCCTTGCTGGCGACCACGCTTCTCTGCACACAGCCGGCCTGCCGCCCCACTACCTGTTCCCTCCCAACGCCGACGCCGCGGCCGACCTCACTTCCCTCGACGTCCTCCTGTCGGGCCCTGTCGGCACGCCGTACGTGGGCGGCGTGTGGCGACTGCACCTGGACATACCGCCCACCTACCCCACAGCCGCTCCCACCGCTTTCTTCCGCACAAGGTGCTGGCATCCCAACGTCGACGAGGCCACGGGCGCCGTCTGCGTGGAGACACTCAAGCGAGACTGGAGCAGCACGCTCAAGCTACGCGACGTACTGGTCACGATATCATGCTTGCTCATTCAGCCCAACCCTGCGAGTGCCCTCAATGAAGAAGCCGGCAAGCTCGCGAACGAGGACTGGGCTGGCTTCTGTCGCCGAGCGAAGCTCATGACCGAGATCCATGCTGCCGTTCCGAGCCACCTGGCGGAGGAGGTCCGGGACGCCCAGATGCGCGGCGAAGACAAACACGCCGAACCGCCACAGAAGCAGTCGAAGCTTGAGTCTCGCAGCAAGGGCAAGGAGCGGGTCAAGGCCACGCCTACGGCGCCCTCCAAAGCCCAACGCGCACCGCTTGTCGAAGACGAGGAGAACGCACAGCGCCAAGGGCGTACAGCAGAACCAGAGAGCGATGAGAGCGACTGGATACCGCGCCCCAACAGGTCGCCCAAGAAAGCTCCCGGTCCTAGGCAAGAGAGCAACATCCTTGGCATTCGCGGTCTGGATCCCAGTGTAGCACTCGACGATGCCTCCAAGCGGATCCCTCCTGTTGATTCACAAACAGAGGGGCTAGTCGCCCCAGAGTTGGAGAATACTGATCCCTTCACGACTGTGACTTCAAAGCGCACGGCACATGCACAGACCTCCTTCGTGTTACCTATATCACCAAATCTGACGACATCGCATCCAACCCAaactactaccctaacccCGGAGCGCCTCAAGTTCTCACATCACAACCCATTCGCGGCCATACAACCGAACAAGCAAAGCCACCCCCTTTTCAAGGAGTTTTCTTGCTCGTGGATGGACTCGGGAAGGTTGCATGGAGGTGGTCTGGCCAAGGACGGAGGAAGCCAAGATGGGACGAGAAAACGGGTAGCGGGCGAGGACTTGGAAAAGAGGAGGAGATGGGAGATGAAGCGCTTTGCGAAAGCTGGGTGTGAACTGAAGAGATACAATCGTGGAGATTTTGGACCTCGAACTGGGATCGGGCGACTTTGA
- a CDS encoding RecA recombinase Rhp51 → MSTEEQQFEDESQAGGPGAPTPVSALEGVNGLTARDIKLVIEGGFNTVEAIAYTPRRALEQIKGISEQKASKLLAEASKLVPMGFTTATEMHQRRSELISITTGSKQLDTLLAGGIETGSITEIFGEFRTGKSQICHTLAVTCQLPFDMGGGEGKCLYIDTEGTFRPVRCLAVANRFGLSGEEVLDNVAYARAYNSDHQLELLNQAAQMMTETRFSLLIVDSATSLYRTDFSGRGELSSRQTHLAKFMRTLQRLADEFGIAVVITNQVVAQVDGGPSAMFNPDPKKPVGGNIIAHASTTRLSLRKGRGETRVCKIYDSPCLPESDCLFAINEDGIGDPKEKDLEERNNR, encoded by the exons ATGAGTACCGAGGAGCAACAGTTCGAGGACGAGAGCCAGGCTGGAGGGCCTGGTGCTCCTACACCCGTCTCTGCGCTCGAG GGCGTGAACGGTCTGACTGCACGAGACATTAAGCTTGTAATTGAAGGCGGCTTCAATACTGTCGAGGCGATTGCATACAC ACCACGACGAGCGCTGGAGCAGATCAAAGGCATTTCAGAACAGAAGGCGTCGAAGCTGCTGGCTGAGGCGTCTAAACTCGTACCAATGGGTTTCACCACAGCAACTGAGATGCACCAACGACGAAGTGAGCTCATCTCAATCACAACCGGATCGAAGCAGCTAGACACGCTGTTGGCTGGTGGTATCGAGACCGGCTCTATCACAGAGATTTTTGGCGAGTTCAGAACGGGAAAGAGCCAGATCTGCCACACACTGGCGGTAACATGCCAGTTGCCTTTTGACATGGGTGGTGGTGAAGGCAAGTGTCTATACATCGATACCGAAGGCACTTTCCGTCCTGTGCGCTGTCTGGCCGTGGCTAATCGATTCGGTCTGTCTGGTGAAGAGGTCTTGGACAATGTGGCGTATGCACGAGCCTACAACTCCGACCACCAGCTGGAGCTGCTCAATCAGGCCGCACAGATGATGACCGAGACACGGTTTTCCTTGCTCATCGTCGATTCTGCAACATCACTCTATCGTACGGACTTTTCTGGACGTGGCGAGCTCTCGAGTCGACAGACGCATCTGGCAAAGTTTATGCGAACATTACAGCGCCTTGCGGATGAGTTTGGTATCGCCGTTGTCATCACAAACCAAGTCGTCGCACAAGTAGATGGTGGACCAAGTGCCATGTTCAACCCGGATCCGAAAAAGCCTGTCGGCGGAAACATCATCGCACACGCAAGTACAACACGTCTCAGTTTGAGGAAGGGTAGAGGAGAGACGCGAGTGTGCAAGATCTACGACAGTCCCTGCTTGCCTGAGAGTGATTGTTTGTTTGCAATCAACGAAGACGGCATTGGCGACCCCAAGGAAAAGGATCTCGAGGAGAGGAACAACAGGTGA